Proteins from a single region of Nomascus leucogenys isolate Asia chromosome 2, Asia_NLE_v1, whole genome shotgun sequence:
- the KCNG4 gene encoding potassium voltage-gated channel subfamily G member 4 translates to MPMPARERSLHPRHHHYGSHSPWSELLSSPMETPSIKGLYYRRVRKVGALGASPVDLKKEILINVGGRRYLLPWSTLDQFPLSRLSKLRLCRSYEEITQLCDDYDEDSQEFFFDRSPSAFGVIVSFLAAGKLVLLQEMCALSFQEELAYWGIEEAHLERCCLRKLLRKLEELEELAKLHREEVLRQQRETRRPASHSSRWGLCMNRLREMVENPQSGLPGKVFACLSILFVATTAVSLCVSTMPDLRAEEDQGECSRKCYYIFIVETVCVAWFSLEFCLRFVQAQDKCQFFQGPLNIIDILAISPYYVSLAVSEEPPEDGDRPSGSSYLEKVGLVLRVLRALRILYVMRLARHSLGLRTLGLTVRRCTREFGLLLLFLAVAVTLFSPLVYVAEKESGRVLEFTSIPASYWWAIISMTTVGYGDMVPRSVPGQMVALSSILSGILIMAFPATSIFHTFSHSYLELKKEQEQLQARLRHLQNTGPASECELLDPQVASEHELMNDVNDLILEGSALPVMHM, encoded by the exons ATGCCCATGCCTGCCAGAGAACGGAGCCTGCATCCCAGACACCACCACTATGGTTCCCACAGCCCTTGGAGTGAGCTCCTGTCCAGCCCCATGGAGACGCCGTCCATCAAGGGCCTTTACTACCGGAGGGTGCGGAAGGTGGGTGCCCTGGGCGCCTCCCCGGTGGACCTGAAGAAGGAGATCCTGATCAACGTGGGGGGCAGGAGGTATCTCCTCCCCTGGAGCACACTGGACCAGTTCCCTCTGAGCCGCCTGAGCAAACTCAGGCTCTGTCGGAGCTACGAGGAGATCACGCAGCTCTGCGATGATTACGACGAGGACAGCCAGGAGTTCTTCTTCGACAGGAGCCCCAGCGCCTTCGGGGTGATCGTGAGCTTCCTGGCGGCCGGGAAGCTGGTGCTCCTGCAGGAGATGTGCGCGCTGTCCTTCCAGGAGGAGCTGGCCTACTGGGGCATCGAGGAGGCCCACCTGGAGAGGTGCTGCCTGCGGAAGCTGCTGAGGAAGCTagaggagctggaggagctggCCAAGCTGCACAGGGAGGAGGTACtgaggcagcagagggagacccGCCGCCCTGCCTCGCACTCCTCCCGCTGGGGCCTCTGCATGAACCGGCTGCGCGAGATGGTGGAAAACCCGCAGTCCGGGCTGCCCGGGAAGGTCTTCGCTTGCCTCTCCATCCTCTTCGTGGCCACCACGGCCGTCAGCCTGTGTGTCAGCACCATGCCCGACCTCAGGGCAGAGGAGGACCAG GGCGAATGCTCTCGGAAGTGCTACTATATTTTCATCGTGGAGACCGTCTGCGTGGCCTGGTTCTCCCTGGAGTTCTGCCTGCGGTTCGTCCAGGCCCAAGACAAGTGTCAGTTCTTCCAGGGGCCCCTGAACATCATCGACATCCTGGCCATCTCCCCATACTACGTGTCGCTGGCGGTGTCTGAGGAGCCCCCGGAGGATGGCGACAGGCCGAGCGGGAGCTCCTACCTGGAGAAGGTGGGGCTGGTCCTGCGTGTGCTGCGGGCGCTGCGCATCCTCTACGTGATGCGCCTGGCTCGCCACTCGCTGGGGCTGCGGACGCTGGGGCTCACCGTGCGCCGCTGCACACGTGAGTTTGGCCTGCTCCTTCTCTTCCTGGCCGTGGCCGTCACCCTCTTCTCCCCTTTGGTCTACGTGGCCGAGAAGGAGTCTGGGCGGGTGCTGGAGTTCACCAGCATCCCCGCCTCTTATTGGTGGGCCATCATCTCCATGACAACGGTGGGCTATGGGGACATGGTGCCCCGCAGCGTGCCAGGCCAGATGGTGGCCCTCAGCAGCATCCTGAGTGGGATCCTCATCATGGCCTTCCCGGCCACGTCCATCTTCCACACCTTCTCCCACTCCTACCTGGAGCTCAAGAAGGAGCAGGAGCAGCTTCAGGCCCGCCTCCGCCACCTCCAAAACACTGGTCCAGCTAGTGAATGTGAACTCCTGGACCCCCAAGTGGCCAGTGAACACGAGCTCATGAATGACGTCAACGACCTAATCCTGGAGGGCTCGGCCTTGCCTGTCATGCACATGTAA